A region of Rhodohalobacter barkolensis DNA encodes the following proteins:
- a CDS encoding KamA family radical SAM protein produces the protein MITNGHSDFSVQNYKPYTLRNFREIPQMEKLSEEEKFAIEVVGSVLPFKANNYVIDELIDWDNAPDDPIFILTFPVKELLKDEHFNTMADLIRSGASKNEIKAKANEIRLQLNPNPAGQMDHNVPQYHKEKLEGIQHKYRETALFFPSQGQTCHAYCSFCFRWPQFVGMKDYRFATREIEKLIGYLRENPQVTDVLITGGDPMVMKAEILEQYINPLLEADLPNLQNIRIGSKSLSYWPYKYVTDRDANKTLNLFRKVVDSGIHLAFMAHFNHPVEQETAIVKKAIQNIQQTGAVIRTQSPLLYKINDHPDIWAKMWQQQVQMGIIPYYMFVVRNTGAQHFYGIPLERAWHIFREAYQQTSGLGRTVRGPSMSAHPGKVQILGVEEIHGEKVFVLRLIQGRNPDWVDRPFFAEYNPDAIWLDDLKPAFGRSKFFFEKDLKKSQSNKVRSV, from the coding sequence ATGATAACAAATGGCCATTCTGACTTTTCAGTTCAAAACTATAAACCCTATACCCTCAGAAATTTTCGTGAAATTCCTCAAATGGAAAAACTGTCGGAAGAAGAGAAGTTCGCGATTGAAGTTGTGGGATCAGTTTTACCTTTCAAAGCCAATAATTATGTGATTGATGAATTAATTGATTGGGATAACGCCCCCGACGACCCCATTTTCATATTGACTTTTCCGGTAAAAGAGCTTTTGAAAGATGAACACTTTAATACGATGGCTGATCTGATTAGAAGCGGCGCTTCAAAAAACGAAATTAAAGCTAAGGCCAATGAAATCAGGTTGCAACTAAATCCCAATCCTGCAGGACAAATGGATCATAACGTTCCGCAGTATCATAAAGAAAAACTAGAGGGAATTCAGCATAAATATCGTGAAACAGCCCTCTTTTTTCCCAGCCAGGGACAAACCTGTCATGCATATTGTTCATTTTGTTTTCGCTGGCCTCAGTTTGTAGGCATGAAGGATTATAGATTTGCGACACGAGAAATTGAAAAACTTATCGGTTACCTCAGAGAAAATCCTCAGGTTACAGATGTTCTCATTACCGGCGGTGACCCAATGGTTATGAAAGCTGAAATTCTGGAACAATATATTAACCCGCTTCTTGAAGCTGACCTCCCAAATTTGCAAAACATTCGTATTGGAAGTAAATCCCTGAGTTACTGGCCCTACAAGTATGTAACTGACCGCGATGCAAACAAAACTCTCAATCTTTTTAGAAAAGTAGTTGATTCGGGAATACATCTTGCTTTTATGGCACATTTCAACCACCCGGTTGAACAGGAAACTGCCATTGTTAAAAAAGCCATTCAAAATATTCAACAGACTGGGGCTGTAATACGCACCCAGTCACCCCTGCTCTACAAAATTAATGATCATCCTGATATATGGGCTAAAATGTGGCAACAGCAGGTGCAAATGGGAATCATCCCGTACTATATGTTTGTGGTTCGAAACACCGGTGCTCAACACTTTTACGGTATCCCTCTTGAACGAGCCTGGCATATTTTTCGAGAGGCTTATCAACAAACAAGCGGACTTGGGCGAACCGTGAGAGGACCCAGCATGTCGGCTCATCCCGGCAAGGTGCAAATTCTCGGAGTAGAAGAGATCCACGGAGAAAAGGTGTTTGTACTTCGCCTCATTCAAGGCAGAAATCCCGACTGGGTAGACAGACCATTTTTTGCCGAGTATAATCCGGATGCCATCTGGCTTGATGATCTTAAACCGGCATTTGGACGATCAAAGTTCTTTTTTGAAAAAGACCTGAAAAAATCTCAGTCAAATAAAGTGAGATCTGTTTGA
- a CDS encoding outer membrane lipoprotein-sorting protein yields MKKLTLLLTLLLLFTLTNQLSAQERITDEEQARSIFEEVDDRRNSIESETAKMEMVITDPRGRTRSRTMQSWNLVDGDDNKSLIIFSDPGNVRGTGFLSVREDGSTTQRLYLPSVGRIQTIGSAERGDRFMGSDFTYEDLGDQDPDDYDFEWLEENEDYYLVRASKPDSDQYAYVEFEILKEKYALQKIHYYDEDDNQIKRLEAENLEEITDQLWSPTKMTMYDLREDRKTEITWSDREINSTIEDWRFTERGLRRGI; encoded by the coding sequence ATGAAGAAACTAACACTTTTACTTACCCTTTTGCTCCTTTTCACCCTCACGAACCAACTTTCTGCACAGGAGAGAATCACTGACGAAGAGCAGGCTCGATCCATTTTTGAAGAGGTGGATGACCGCAGAAATTCCATCGAGTCTGAAACGGCAAAAATGGAGATGGTGATTACCGATCCAAGAGGACGAACCCGTTCCAGAACCATGCAATCATGGAATTTGGTTGATGGCGACGATAACAAGAGCCTGATCATCTTTTCAGATCCGGGAAATGTTCGTGGCACCGGATTTCTATCCGTCCGTGAAGATGGCAGTACCACTCAGCGACTCTATCTTCCTTCTGTGGGACGAATACAAACAATCGGTTCAGCCGAGAGAGGCGACCGCTTTATGGGAAGTGATTTTACCTACGAAGATCTTGGAGATCAGGATCCGGATGATTATGACTTTGAGTGGCTCGAAGAAAATGAAGACTACTATCTGGTCCGAGCTTCTAAACCGGATTCCGATCAGTATGCTTATGTGGAATTTGAAATTTTAAAAGAGAAGTACGCTCTGCAAAAAATCCACTATTATGATGAAGATGATAATCAAATCAAACGTCTTGAAGCGGAGAATTTAGAGGAGATCACGGACCAACTCTGGAGCCCGACTAAGATGACGATGTATGATCTGCGCGAAGATCGAAAAACAGAAATCACCTGGAGCGACAGGGAAATCAACAGCACGATTGAGGATTGGAGATTTACAGAGCGCGGATTGAGGAGAGGAATTTGA